The following is a genomic window from Salvelinus fontinalis isolate EN_2023a chromosome 11, ASM2944872v1, whole genome shotgun sequence.
gctatacaccaagtcacttggctctgtcatatcctcacatggtctctcctatcattgctatgcagacgacacacaattaatcttctcctttcccccctctgataaccaggtggtgaatcgcatctctgcatgtctggcagacatatcagtgtggatgacggatcaccacctcaagctgaacctcggcaagacggagctgctcttcctcccggggaaggactgcccgttccatgatctcgccatcacggttgacaactccattgtgtcctcctcccagagtgctaagaaccttggcgtgatcctggacaacaccctgtcgttctcaactaacatcaaggcggtgacccgttcctgtaggttcatgctctacaacattcgcagagtacgaccctgcctcacgcaggaagcggcgcaggtcctaatccaggcacttgtcatctcccgtctggattactgcaactcgctgttggctgggctccctgcctgtgccattaaacccctacaactcatccagaacgccgcagcccgtctggtgttcaactttcccaagttctctcacgtcaccccgctcctccgctctctccactggcttccagttgaagctcgcatccgctacaagaccatggtgcttgcctacggagctgtgaggggaacggcacctccgtaccttcaggctctgatcaggccctacacccaaacaagggcactgcgttcatccacctctggcctgctcgcctccctacctctgaggaagtacagttcccgctcagcccagtcaaaactgttcgctgctctggcaccccaatggtggaacaaactccctcacgacgccaggtcagcggagtcaatcaccaccttccggagacacctgaaaccccacctctttaaggaatacctaggataggataaagtaatccttctaacccccccccttaaaagagttagatgcactattgtaaagtggttgttccactggatatcataaggtgaatgcaccaatttgtaagtcgctctggataagagcgtctgctaaatgacttaaatgtaaatgtaaatgtaaatccacctggaccctacaccatcaccaataccatgacatccacctggaccctacaccatcaccaataccatgacatccacctggaccctacaccatcaccaataccatgacatccacctggaccctacaccatcaccaataacattacatccacctggaccctacaccatcaccaataacatgacatccacctggaccccacaccatcaccaataccattaCATCCCtggaccc
Proteins encoded in this region:
- the LOC129864770 gene encoding uncharacterized protein LOC129864770, with the translated sequence MTDHHLKLNLGKTELLFLPGKDCPFHDLAITVDNSIVSSSQSAKNLGVILDNTLSFSTNIKAVTRSCRFMLYNIRRVRPCLTQEAAQVLIQALVISRLDYCNSLLAGLPACAIKPLQLIQNAAARLVFNFPKFSHVTPLLRSLHWLPVEARIRYKTMVLAYGAVRGTAPPYLQALIRPYTQTRALRSSTSGLLASLPLRKYSSRSAQSKLFAALAPQWWNKLPHDARSAESITTFRRHLKPHLFKEYLG